The Pseudarthrobacter defluvii DNA window ATCGCCGGCGCCCACCAGGACGCGGCCCAGGACTCCCCCGGGAATACTCTCGGCAAACGCCAGCTGCAGCTGTCCCAGCCCCATGAGGACAGCGCCCCCGGCGATCATGACGCGCGAACCGAGCCTGTCCACCAGCACGCCCACGGGAATCTGGAGTCCGGCGTAGACCAGCAGCTGCAGGACGGTGAAGAAGGAAATGGCCGACGCCGTGGCGTGGAAGCGCTCCGTGGCTTCCAGGCCCACCACGCCGAACGAGGTCCGCTGTGCCACGGCCACCAGGTACCCGAAGATTCCAATGGTCCAGATAAGCCAGGCGCGGGGTGCAGTCACCACTTCATTATGCCCGGCTCCCGGGCGCGAACCTGAAGCTGTGACGCCGGGCTACTGCCCCGGGTTTTCCCTGGCCAGGTAGGCCTCCACGGCGGCACCCAAGTCGTCCGCGTCGGGAAGCTCATCGTTTTCGTTGGCCAACAGCGACCGGCGAACGATGCCGTCCGACTTCTCGTCGTACCGGGTCTCAAGCCGGGACACCACCTGCTGGACTTCCTCCGACCCCTCGATCTGCTCGGCGATCTGGCGGCTAACTTCGCGGCCTGATTCACGGAGCCGGTCGGTGGGCAGCATCAGGGAGGTCGCGGCGCCAAGGTATTCCAGCCCGGCGACGGCGGCGGTGGGGTACTCGGCCTCGGCAAGGTAGTGCGGTACATGGATCACGTAGCCGGCAACGTTGCGTCCGGCTTCCACGAGGCGCAGCTCCAGGAGGTGCCCAACGGCGGCGGGAACTTCAACGGTGGGCTTCCACACCGAGATGCCCTCGATCAGCTCCGGCCGGTTCCCGTGCACCGTCACGCCCACGGGGCGGGTGTGCGGCACGGGCATAGGGATGGAGTGGATCCACGTAACGAGGTTGACGTCCAGCTTCTCCACGATGTTCACCACGGCGCGGGCGAACCGTTCCCACTGCAGGTCGGGTTCGAAGCCGGCCAGGAGGAGGAACGGCTTTCCCAGTCCGTCCACCAGCCGGTAGAGAGCCAGCCGGGGCTCCTGGTAGTCCTGGATGTGGTCTTCAACGAAGCTCAGGTGCGGCCGCCGGGACCTGTAGTCGATCAGCTGGTCGGCATCGAAGACCGCGACGGGCTGGGCATCGAGGGAGTCCAGCAGCTCTGCGTTGATCTGCTTTACCACGTGGCCGGCGTCGGCAAACCCGGTGAAACCCATGACCATGTTCAGTCCCTGGAGCTCGGGGCTGTGGAACAGCTCGATGTTGCTGGCATAGAGCGCGTCGGGGTCCAGCAGGGAGCCGGAAATCCGTTCAAGCACGGCATGTTCCTTTCAGGGTGCGGGTTGACATCATTCATAACGCAGCGGGGGCGCGGCACATTCCGCCGGACGGTGTGGCGCACCTCTCAGGAAATTCTCCCGGCGCGCCGGCGAAGGGCTACGATCGGAACTGGCCTGCCAGGCGGGCCTGCACGTACCCGGGGACCATCCAGAACGGCGGGATCCGGGGCCACCATGGCAGAGCGCCCAACATGCATCCCTGCCCGAACGTTTCGAGAATTGAGGACTCATCCCTGTGGTCAAGAATACTGAAGTCAACCTTAGTACCGTCTCGCGGGACCTTAAGAGGAACCCCAGTGATGCAGTGGTCATCGGGGTGGGGCAGGGAACCGACGGGCCGGTCCTGTTGGACAACCCCCTGACGGCGAAGTCAGCGGAGGCCCTCGCGGACTCTCTCAAGGCACTCGGCGTCACGGGCGCCGCGGACCAGCTGGTGCGGCTGCCGGGCCTGTCCGAAACGGGTGCCGGCATCCTGGTCCTGGCCGGCGTGGGCAAGGTTCCGGCCACCGGGCCGCTTCCGGCCGAATCGCTCCGCCGGGCAGCGGGATCGGCCCTCCGGCAGCTGGCCGGCGTGGCTACAGTCACCCTGGCGTTCCCGACGGCGACGGTGCAGGACGTCACGGCCGTCGCCGAGGGTGCCGCGCTGGGCGCCTACTCATTCACCGAGTTCCGTTCCTCGACGGACGGGCTCAAGGACCCCGTCCGCAACGCCGTGATCTTCACCGAACTGGCCGGCACTCCGGAGCTGGAGGCGGCGCTGAAGCGTGCCGGCCTGGTGGCCAAGGCCGTGAACGCCACCCGGTCCCTGGTCAACACCCCGCCCAGCCACCTCTACCCGGAGTCATTCGCGGAGGCCGCAAAGGACCTCGCGAAGGGCCTGCCGGTCAAGGTCACCGTTTGGGACGAAAAGCGCCTCGAAAGGGAAGGCTTCGGCGGCATCATGGGCGTGGGCAAGGGGTCCACCCGGCAGCCGCGTCTGGTCAAGGTGGAATACTCCCCTGCCAAGGCCACCGCCAAGATCGCGCTCGTGGGCAAGGGCATCACGTTCGACACCGGCGGAATCTCGCTCAAGCCGGCCCTGAACATGGGCGACATGAAGAGCGACATGGCGGGCGCCGCCGTCGTCCTTAACACTGTCCTGGCCCTCGCCGGCCTGGGCCTGCCGGTCAAGGCGACCGCCTGGCTTTGCATCGCGGAAAACATGCCCGGCGGCGGCGCCTCACGTCCTGCCGACGTCCTGACCATGTTCGGCGGCAAGACAGTGGAGGTCCTCAATACCGACGCCGAAGGCCGCCTGGTCATGGCGGACGGCATCGTCGCCGCGAGCCGCGAATACCCGGACGCCATCATCGACGTCGCCACCCTCACCGGAGCCCAGCTCATCGCACTGGGCAACCGCACGGCCGGGGTCATGGGCTCTGACAGCGTCACGGGCGCGCTCAAAGCGGCGGCGGACCGTGCCGGCGAGCTGGTCTGGCCCATGCCCCTGCCGGAGGAACTGCGTCCCACCCTGGACTCCCAGGTGGCGGACCTTGCCAACATCGGCGAACGCCACGGCGGAATGATGACCGCAGCCGTGTTCCTGCGCGAATTCGTGGGTACGGACAAGACGGGCGAACAGATCCCCTGGGCGCACATTGACATCGCAGGACCGTCCTTTAACAACGGCAGCCCCTACGGCTACACCCACAAGCAAGGCACGGGCTGCACCGTCCGGACCCTGGTTGCCTACGTGGAAGACATCCTGGCAGCTGCTTAGCCGGCTGCTGAAGCCAGTCCAACGCGGCTCTGCGGCGCAGGCGATCCCTGCGCCACAGAGCCGCGTGAGACTGGACACAAGCGCTCCACAAAGGCAGTGCCAAGGTGGAGCATGGATAGGTGGTTCGCTAAGGTGAACCACGGTAGTCACAAATGCAAGAGAGTTGCCCTGCTGACATAATCACGGCAGTGCAAGTTCCAAGACCAGATGATGCGCGCTGACCGCGTCATCGTTCACGCGAGGGAGCGTTTTAGTGGCCGATCAGGCAACTGCGCAAGAATTCGACATCCTGGTACTCGGCGGCGGCAGCGGCGGATACGCTGCGGCGCTGCGTGCGGTACAGCTCGGCCTCACCGTCGGCCTCGTGGAGAAGGGCAAGCTGGGCGGCACCTGCCTCCACAATGGCTGCATCCCCACCAAGGCCCTGCTGCACTCCGCAGAACTGGCCGACCACGCCCGTGACTCCGCCAAGTACGGCGTGAACGTCACGCTGGACAGCATCGACATCAACGCCGTCAATGCGTACAAGGACGGCATCATCGCCGGCAAGTACAAGGGCCTGCAGGGGCTCATCAAGTCCAAGGGCATCACTGTCATCGAAGGCGAAGGCAAGCTGCAGGGCACCGACACCGTCGTGGTGAATGGCACCGCCTACAAGGGCAAGAACATCGTCCTGGCCACCGGCTCCTACTCGCGCACCCTCCCTGGCCTGGAAATCGGCGGCAAGGTCATCACCTCGGACCAGGCCCTCACCATGGACTTCATCCCCAAGAGCGCCATCATCCTGGGCGGCGGCGTCATCGGCGTCGAATTCGCTTCGGTCTGGAAGTCGTTTGGCGTGGACGTCACCATCGTCGAAGGCCTGCCCTCCCTCGTTCCCAATGAGGACGCGACGATCGTCAAGAACTTCGAGCGGGCCTTCAAGAAGCGCGGCATCAAGTTCTCCACCGGGATCTTCTTCCAGGGCGTGGAACAGAATGACGACGGCGTCAAGGTCACCCTGGTGGACGGCAAGACGTTCGAAGCCGACCTGCTGCTGGTCGCCGTCGGCCGCGGCCCGGTCACGGCCAACCTGGGCTACGAGGAAGCCGGCGTCACCATCGACCGCGGCTTCGTCATCACCAACGAGCGCCTCCACACCGGTGTCGGCAACATCTACGCCGTGGGCGACATTGTCCCCGGTGTGCAGCTGGCCCACCGCGGCTACCAGCAGGGCATCTTCGTGGCCGAGGAAATCGCCGGCCTGAAGCCGGTGGTTGTCGAGGACATCAACATCCCCAAGGTCACCTACTCCGAACCTGAAATCGCCACCGTCGGCTACACCGAAAAGGCTGCCAAGGAAAAGTTCGGCGAGGACCAGGTGCAGACCCAGGAATACAACCTGGCCGGCAACGGCAAGAGCTCCATCCTGGGCACCTCCGGCCTGGTCAAGCTGGTCCGCCAGAAGGACGGCCCCGTGGTGGGCGTCCACATGATCGGCGCCCGCATGGGCGAGCAGGTGGGCGAGGCCCAGCTGATCGTGAACTGGGAAGCCTACCCGGAGGATGTGGCACAGCTGGTGCACGCACACCCCACCCAGAACGAAGCCCTTGGCGAAGCCCACCTGGCGCTGGCCGGCAAGCCGCTCCACGGCTGATCACCCCAGCATTACCAGGCCCGGTGCACCCGGTCTCTCAGACCGGGTGCACTAGGCTTCCAACAAGGCAGCAACCATTCGCACTACACAGATCAATAAGGAGAACGGGGACGACATGTCTGAATCCGTTAACTTGCCCGCCCTCGGTGAGAGTGTCACCGAAGGAACCGTCACCCGCTGGCTCAAGCAGGTAGGTGACCGGGTAGAGGTGGACGAGCCGCTGCTCGAAGTCTCCACCGACAAAGTAGACACTGAAATCCCCTCTCCTGTAGCTGGCGTGATTGAAGAAATCCTGGTCGCTGAAGATGAGACCGCCGAAGTAGGTGCGCCGCTGGTGCGCATTGGTGACGGTTCCGGCAGCGGTTCCGCGCCGGCCGAAGAAGCTCCCGCGGCTGCTCCCGCCGAAGAGGCACCTGCAGCAGCACCCGCACAGGAAGCCCCGGCCGAAGCGGCACCCGCACAGGAAGCCCCGGCCCAGGCAGCGCAGGAAGCACCCGCTGCCGGCGGCGGCGAAGGTCACGAGGTCACCCTCCCCGCGTTGGGTGAGAGCGTCACCGAAGGCACCGTCACCCGCTGGCTCAAGGCCGTTGGCGACTCCGTCGAGGTGGACGAGCCGCTGCTGGAAGTTTCCACCGACAAGGTGGACACCGAGATTCCGTCCCCGGTTGCCGGCACCCTGCAGGAAATCCGGGTCAACGAGGACGAGACCGCCGAGGTAGGCTCCGTGCTCGCCGTTATCGGCTCCGGCGCTCCCGCTGCTGCCGCCCCGCAGGCTGCACCGGCCGCTCCCGAGCAGGCGGCGCCCAAGCCCGCACAGGCAGAGTCCGCCCCTGCCCAGACCGCGCCCGCCCAGGCTGTTCCTTCCGAGCAGGCTGCACCCCAGGCTGCACAGGCCCCTGCCTCCCAGGCTCCTGCTGCTCCGGCAGCCCAGGAAGCCGCATCGGCCGGTGGCTCCGAGTCCGGCTACGTCACTCCCCTGGTCCGCAAGCTGGCCAACCAGCACGGCGTGGACATCTCCACGCTGTCCGGCACAGGCGTTGGCGGCCGCATCCGCAAGCAGGATGTGATCGCCGCCGCCGAGGCAAAGGCCGCCCCCGCTCCTGCTGCGGCTCCGTCGGCAGCCCCGGCCGCGTCTGCCCCCGCCGCATCCGGTGCAGCCGCCTCGTCACTGCGTGGCACCACCCAGAAGGCTCCCCGCATTCGCCAGGTCATCGCCCGGCGCATGCGTGAGTCGCTGGAAATCTCCACCCAGCTGACCCAGGTCCACGAAGTGGACATGACCAAGGTCGCCAAGCTGCGTGCCCGTGCCAAGAACTCGTTCCAGGCCCAGAACGGCACCAAGCTGACCTTCCTGCCCTTCATTGCCAAGGCGGTTGCCGAGGCCCTCAAGCAGCACCCCAAGCTCAACGCTGCCTACGATGAGGAAAAGCAGGAAATCACCTACCACAACGCCGAGCACCTGGCGATCGCCGTCGACACCGACAAGGGCCTGCTGGTCCCGGTCATCTCAGACGCCGGCAGCCTGAACCTCGCCGGACTGGCGGGCAAGATCGCCGACGTTGCTTCCCGCACCCGCGACGGCAAGATCGGTCCGGACGAACTGTCCGGCGGCACGTTCAGCATCACCAACATCGGTTCGGTCGGAGCCCTGTTCGACACTCCGATCATCAACCAGCCCCAGGTGGGCATCCTGGGCACCGGTGCCATCGTCAAGCGGCCCGTAGTGGTCGTGGATGAAAACGGTGACGACTCGATCGCCATCCGCTCCATGATGTACCTGTCCCTGACGTACGACCACCGCCTGGTGGACGGCGCCGATGCAGGCCGGTTCCTCCAGACCCTGAAGGCGCGCCTTGAAGAAGGCGCATTCGAAGCGGACCTGGGACTGTAACAGTCAGCCACGAACGACGGCGGCGGGCGCCAACGGTGGGACAACCACCGGCGGCGCGCGCCGCCGTCGTTGTTTAAGCCGCCGTCGTTGGTTAATCCAAAGCGCCCCAACGTTCGGCAGGGCCGGAACTCCGGGACCGCGTGGCTTTGCTACAGGCGGTAGAAATGACTGGCTAAGCTGGAGGCATGACTATTCTCTTCAACATCCTGGTTTTCCTGCACGTGGTGGGCGCAGCCATGATCGTGGGCTATTGGATCGCCACGATGCGGACCCCCACCGTGCATCCGCGCCAGCGTGATGGCGCCTTCCTGCAGCTGCTCACCGGCATCGCCATGATGGGCATCCTTCCGTTCCTGCCGGACAAGGATCCCAACTACGCCAAGCTGGGCATCAAGTTCGTCATCGCTGTCGTGGTTGCGGTCCTGGCCGTGATCGGAACCCGCAAGGTCAAGAACGGACAGCCCGTCTCCACCGGGCTCGCCCACGGCGTCGGCGGCCTGGCACTGGTCAACATCGCCATCGCCACCATCTGGCAGTAGCCCACCCACATCCGGGCACCCGGTCATAATCCTCTGAGAGCGGACAATCCGTGCACCGGAGGGGCCGGGTCCCTAGGATGGGAAACGGTGGGCCCGGCCATGCTGCCGGACCCGGACCGAATCGACGTTGAGGAGAGACATGGCTACAACACGCAACGCCCACACCGTATGGACCGGAAGCCTGACCGAGGGCTCGGGGAACACCACCCTGGACAGCTCCGGCCTGGGCACCTTCGATGTCACCTGGAAGGCGCGCACCGAGGCTGCCGGCGGAAAGACCAGCCCGGAAGAGCTGATCGCCGCTGCCCACTCGGCATGCTTCTCCATGGCTTTCAGCCACGAACTCAGCCAGGCAGGCTTCACTCCTGAAGAGGTCAACACGAAGTCAGAGGTCGGTTTCCAGCCGGGCACCGGCATCACCGGCAGCCACCTGACCCTCAATGCCCGCATTCCGGGCATCTCTGAAGAAGACTTCCAGCGCATTGCCGAGGCCGCCAAGAAGGGCTGCCCTGTGTCCCAGGCCCTGGCCGGAATCGAGATCACCCTCGACGCCACGCTGCAGTCCTAGGCCGCAAGGCCCCGCACAACGCCAAAGGCCCTGCCCCTCCGGAATTCCGGAAGGGCAGGGCCTTTGTTGTTGCCGGTGAGGTCAGCCGTCGTGCCGGCGCGCCGGCAGCGGAGCAGGCAACAGTTTCCGGTAGCCCGAGCGGGCCGGAGGCCGGTCAGTGGGCAGTTCCTGGATCATTTCCTTCAGTGCACCGATGCCGTACTCCAGCTGGGGATCCCGTCCGGCAGCATAGGCGTGCGGCGGGTACGTCACCTCGATGTCCGGATCGACGCCGTAGTTTTCCACGCTCCAGCCCACGCCGCCGCTGAACCAGTTCGCGTAGCGGGGCTGCGTGACGCCGGTGCCGTCCGCCAGCGTGAAGCGGTTGTCGATGCCAACAACACCGCCCCAGGTGCGGGTTCCAATCACCGGACCGATGCCGCGCAGCTTCGAGACCTGGGTGATGATGTCGCCGTCGGAGCCGGCAAATTCGTCTGCAAGGATGATCACCGGCCCCCTC harbors:
- a CDS encoding OsmC family protein — encoded protein: MATTRNAHTVWTGSLTEGSGNTTLDSSGLGTFDVTWKARTEAAGGKTSPEELIAAAHSACFSMAFSHELSQAGFTPEEVNTKSEVGFQPGTGITGSHLTLNARIPGISEEDFQRIAEAAKKGCPVSQALAGIEITLDATLQS
- a CDS encoding proteasome assembly chaperone family protein, translating into MLERISGSLLDPDALYASNIELFHSPELQGLNMVMGFTGFADAGHVVKQINAELLDSLDAQPVAVFDADQLIDYRSRRPHLSFVEDHIQDYQEPRLALYRLVDGLGKPFLLLAGFEPDLQWERFARAVVNIVEKLDVNLVTWIHSIPMPVPHTRPVGVTVHGNRPELIEGISVWKPTVEVPAAVGHLLELRLVEAGRNVAGYVIHVPHYLAEAEYPTAAVAGLEYLGAATSLMLPTDRLRESGREVSRQIAEQIEGSEEVQQVVSRLETRYDEKSDGIVRRSLLANENDELPDADDLGAAVEAYLARENPGQ
- the lpdA gene encoding dihydrolipoyl dehydrogenase translates to MADQATAQEFDILVLGGGSGGYAAALRAVQLGLTVGLVEKGKLGGTCLHNGCIPTKALLHSAELADHARDSAKYGVNVTLDSIDINAVNAYKDGIIAGKYKGLQGLIKSKGITVIEGEGKLQGTDTVVVNGTAYKGKNIVLATGSYSRTLPGLEIGGKVITSDQALTMDFIPKSAIILGGGVIGVEFASVWKSFGVDVTIVEGLPSLVPNEDATIVKNFERAFKKRGIKFSTGIFFQGVEQNDDGVKVTLVDGKTFEADLLLVAVGRGPVTANLGYEEAGVTIDRGFVITNERLHTGVGNIYAVGDIVPGVQLAHRGYQQGIFVAEEIAGLKPVVVEDINIPKVTYSEPEIATVGYTEKAAKEKFGEDQVQTQEYNLAGNGKSSILGTSGLVKLVRQKDGPVVGVHMIGARMGEQVGEAQLIVNWEAYPEDVAQLVHAHPTQNEALGEAHLALAGKPLHG
- the sucB gene encoding 2-oxoglutarate dehydrogenase, E2 component, dihydrolipoamide succinyltransferase, whose translation is MSESVNLPALGESVTEGTVTRWLKQVGDRVEVDEPLLEVSTDKVDTEIPSPVAGVIEEILVAEDETAEVGAPLVRIGDGSGSGSAPAEEAPAAAPAEEAPAAAPAQEAPAEAAPAQEAPAQAAQEAPAAGGGEGHEVTLPALGESVTEGTVTRWLKAVGDSVEVDEPLLEVSTDKVDTEIPSPVAGTLQEIRVNEDETAEVGSVLAVIGSGAPAAAAPQAAPAAPEQAAPKPAQAESAPAQTAPAQAVPSEQAAPQAAQAPASQAPAAPAAQEAASAGGSESGYVTPLVRKLANQHGVDISTLSGTGVGGRIRKQDVIAAAEAKAAPAPAAAPSAAPAASAPAASGAAASSLRGTTQKAPRIRQVIARRMRESLEISTQLTQVHEVDMTKVAKLRARAKNSFQAQNGTKLTFLPFIAKAVAEALKQHPKLNAAYDEEKQEITYHNAEHLAIAVDTDKGLLVPVISDAGSLNLAGLAGKIADVASRTRDGKIGPDELSGGTFSITNIGSVGALFDTPIINQPQVGILGTGAIVKRPVVVVDENGDDSIAIRSMMYLSLTYDHRLVDGADAGRFLQTLKARLEEGAFEADLGL
- a CDS encoding leucyl aminopeptidase; the encoded protein is MVKNTEVNLSTVSRDLKRNPSDAVVIGVGQGTDGPVLLDNPLTAKSAEALADSLKALGVTGAADQLVRLPGLSETGAGILVLAGVGKVPATGPLPAESLRRAAGSALRQLAGVATVTLAFPTATVQDVTAVAEGAALGAYSFTEFRSSTDGLKDPVRNAVIFTELAGTPELEAALKRAGLVAKAVNATRSLVNTPPSHLYPESFAEAAKDLAKGLPVKVTVWDEKRLEREGFGGIMGVGKGSTRQPRLVKVEYSPAKATAKIALVGKGITFDTGGISLKPALNMGDMKSDMAGAAVVLNTVLALAGLGLPVKATAWLCIAENMPGGGASRPADVLTMFGGKTVEVLNTDAEGRLVMADGIVAASREYPDAIIDVATLTGAQLIALGNRTAGVMGSDSVTGALKAAADRAGELVWPMPLPEELRPTLDSQVADLANIGERHGGMMTAAVFLREFVGTDKTGEQIPWAHIDIAGPSFNNGSPYGYTHKQGTGCTVRTLVAYVEDILAAA